TCAGCGCTCCAACCACCCTCAACATTTTCCCAAGCACATACTGCCGTATCTGGATGCTCTgaggaatataaaaaaatacaggctGATATTTAAAAACCGTCTGGTCGTTGTGGTCGACTATTTAGTGTAAGCTTTTAAATGGATTTCTCAAGAAGGTACCTAATGCTATGAAAATTGCATAAGGTCTAAGTAAAACTTTATTTGAGTGCCACAATAAGAAATACCAAATGTTCGCAGCACATACCTATACTAGGATACTTACGCGGTAACCTGTAAGTAGTTCCATCAGGCAATTTGACGTGTACATGTATCTCGGCTAGGGGCTGTCTGCCGCACAGCTTGCGAATAGCCAGCAGCAGGGTCGAGCCATCGGGAGCGGAGGTGCGAACCGCGAAGCTGTCCCATCCCGTGTACTGGTCTGCTAGAGGCAGCTCGTCCAGTCGACCTGGCTTCAGCTGTGACTTCCAGCGACGGACCGCATAGCGCGCGTATAGGAGCCGCAGATAATAATTCCAGCCTGTTCCAAAAAAGAGATTCTTAACGTCTATGacgcaaataaatgaaaaatctcTTACAATGCATATCTGAATCATTTCTTCATTAAATTGTTCATAACTATGCTATTTGCATGCACATGTCACATGTTTCTATCTATGCTAGTTGAATTAATTAGTTTCAATATGGTTTCAATTGGGTATTATAAAACCGTAAGATTTCTGTCTGTGTGATATGTTTTCTTTGTGGTGCATAACATCTCTAATTGATCGTCTCAAAAAGTAGGTATGCCTATGTATCAGGTtccccgggttactgggttgaggaggtcagataggcagtcgcttcttgtaaagcagtggtactggaagccaaccccaacatagttgcgaaaaaggctcggaggacctGTCAGCTTCGCTTCTGAAGCTTTATAGTGTGAGAGTGCAGACTTTTAGATTCCTATATGCTGGTAAAATATTGGTAACGTTAATGTCGAAGATCTCTAAACTTCTAaacaaagtaagtaaataaacagcAAAGTCCACGTGGTTCGCAAATGTCCCTGCACGTGACATTCAGTAGCTAAACGAGTTTAATTGAGAGTCTCCGAGAGGATCCTACCTCGGGTGACCCTGACCAGCACTATCATTACATGAGTTGATACATAATAGCTAGTTTGACGTCATTCAATGTTTAGTTCACAGATTTTATATAATGTCTGGTGCAGAATATTCGCTAAGTTAATACCCGGATACCTAAGAGTAAAAGTGTTGGAATATATTAGCCAGTAAATGTTATAACATTATCTCTTCTTAGTTACAGAATCCAGTGCCGATAtctaatcataattatttaatcgTTTGCTTAATCTACTTCCAAACATGTTTAAATGTTAACAGTGATTcgattaggtaggtatctatacCTAATAATTAGATATCTAATTCAGAACTCAAACAATGGTAACACTTGTGGTGTGACCAATTTACAATGAGTGAGGAAACTAaacttatataattaaattaataacaacgCAATAGAACATCTCATGTACTCACCAACTTGTTTGTACGGTCCCTTATTTGGTGtttgtttctttataaatactaaATAGAACACTATCGCACTGGTTATCAGCCCCGATTGGAGGAGGATATCAAATATATCcatattgttttagtttgagAGACTATTTACATTAGTAAACAACGCAACGTTCGTTCGATGTTCAATGCCACTCGAAATTGATAGAGCGTTAGCGGCAGCGAGCTGACAGCCGAGTGTTGACTATGAGACAATCAAGCAAAAAATGTGGACATCGCATTGGAGTCCTTAATCAATGATAATGCCACAATCAATGCTAAGTAACAATACGTAACACCTGTAGAAAACTACAAGTTATCCGGCTCGATCAgacgtttataatattttaaatcccTGTTAACTATATCTTATCGCAACGTAGGTTGTCATAAGTCGTGCAAGACGCTGTTCCGTTACAGACAAAGTATTCGATCAATTACCTAATGTATGTATAGTGAGTAGGTACACACTGATAAGTCAATATTATAATTAGGCCATTTTGCGcttcataggtacctacatgacttttataacttatattttataCGCATATCGAACGATTTTAACTCGGGATTCTCGTCATGGTCTAATGTACCTAATTCTGCACATTGCTTCAGAGCCTGAATGCCTGCATTTCAAGCACAAGTATGCAGGTTTAAGCCTCCAAGGATTCAAACCCTAAAATAGATTATGGGCACATCCATGTGCCTGTGgctgtacataaggggagtatactACGGGTCTCAGTGCCTACTATGGCAGGTCCGCTACTGATTATATGTGTGGCTTCGAGCTCTTGTTTTCAATTTGTCTAGTTGATACTGCAgacaaaagagaaaaatatacataggtagtaACAGACAGGGGAGAGATTTAatactaggtaggtaccttcCTATTAGCTACACTATATTTTTAGTTCCTACTTATCTACAGTGTAATACTTAATCTACTGTTAGCAGTTAAGAAGGCACGAATTTGCACTTTATCTATAAATACAAAGTCCTCCACGCTGTAGTTTCAACTGTACATTGACTGAtaaattacttacctacctataaattgATGTCGGGTCTCTTATCTGTATAAAATCACAATGCTCGTTCGGTATAATACGTAGGTACTACTCTCGGAAAGAATagggtccgatttaaaaaataacagctCATTTAACGACGAAGGTTCCAAATAGGCGAATTTTTATCCACCAACTACCTACGCGAAATAGTTCTCTCGAGACGGTCTCTCCTGCGGCTTCATATAATCCTTGAAAATATTCATCCTCTTTATATATCTTGTCTCCACAGATATAGCTAGCTACAAATGACTTTCTAGTCATTACGCTAGTCGGTGACTCTAGCTGCCAACAGCTAAACGTGCTAAGTGCTCTTCCTTACATTGATGACACACCGTCTGCAAACTGGTCGCGGAAAGCGTTCGAACCGAGGATCTTAGCCAGGAGCGCcactcttaaaaaataaataaaacaaaatattaataaagacatCATTTTATTGCGCAATATAAACAACCACATCGATTCCAttcgtaaataataaataagatttaaGTCTCATTcgtttaacaatattattttatattttacaaaatgccaacaaaacaaaatttacactttatgtaggtatatggattataaattaactaattataaataaatgaatataggTCATAGGTATCGTAATTAAATAGGAGGAATTCTATATTTTCTAACTATTTAATAAGCGAATGGAAGTAAGTAAGCTAGCTATCTATATTATAtcaatgttttatgttttaacaACAGAAACAGCCATTGATATACATAAATTAACAAACTCTTatcattttattgtaatagatcATACAGATTTCGCATTACATATTtcaattttctatttaattttacactTCACAACTAATCCGATTTTTTCGTACCTAAACATAATTTCAAagagtattttatttcatataattgtACACAGACACGAtctatttaatattccaaataTCCACATTTACACAATAAATACAACAATTATTGTctaaaaattcataaaaataatcctGTAAAAAAAGCTTTAAATCTGTGAATCTCGTCAATCCTGTCAATTTTCACATACCACAAGCTCGTGATTATTGCAATCATTTCAATATATTTAACTATAAACCATCCAAACTTTCTTAACATATCTCAAGAATTTTATGAAGTAGATACCTTTCTTTTTTATGCattgtaatagtttttttttataattttatcctACAATTTAGGTAGACGAATGTTTCaaccaaaattataaaacagGAAAAATTGTCTTTTATGAGCTCCTAGAAAATTTTGGCAAAAGTAACATAAAAGAGTAAGTAATTCTTGAACACGTAATCAATGAAtcgtaaaaaaaatgcttttaaaggTATacgataataaatatataaaatacataaaaccatctaacggccagtttcttcatcaaaagttaaagttaaagttattgctaaagtaaaagtaacggtcaaattcgttttttcaaggctaaagtgacagcaaaactaatagaaaaattgaatttgaatgttacttttactttagacattactttagccataactttaacttttgatgaagaaactggccgctAATTTACAAATGTCCTAATTTTGTTGTCTTATCAGGCGTATTACAATTCAGTGGGCGTCACATTTTAAATGGCTCACAAATCTCAAACGAATAAAACAatggttttcattttatttatttactacaatAATCTCGATTTGCCTATCAACGTGCATATTGTTTAGCGTGTAGATCATACGCTTGGCTGATTATTTTCAATGTCATCACGTAATCGACTTTTCAAAACTACAATGCgtaaaaatgctttttttttcatcaatGGCGAgccattttaaaacaaacattatatcTTATCTCTGAAATATTGACATTCAACAGTGTTTGTTGCCATGTGGAAGCTTGGTTTGCCATCAGAAAAAAGCTATAACGACATTTCCTACATAATTATCTAAATAGGCGACTATCAGCTTATTCTCTCTCAAGTCGTAACACTTCACATAATCGTCATTAACTAATAGTATACGTAAAACCCTGAACGGAATAggatcaaaattatataaaactaataagtaaaattaaataaatatgagcaatttaataaattaaaataaataaatattattattttattaacataatttaacCTAATTCAAAGCTCAAGTCACTATTTCACcgaaataattttatagtttttcgaaaatatgtacctatattagaAACTTATTTGTGATGTCAAAATGCATAAGACTTTCATATCAATAATTGCTATTTATGTAAACTTGTTGcgtgttaataaaaatataaaataacataatataaaaaattcgGCGAAAATGTCTTTTTTACAGTCCCGTAGCGCTAACTTAGCACCTTAAACAGCCTCTTCATGGTACtataaaaatttgaaaataattatttaactattCTTCTTTCTGCTTGATTGGTTCTAATTCTTCTGGATTCTCGTCCATACTGGAAGCGGTGTCAGTACGTGACTTGTCTACTGGGTATAacctgtaataaaaaatatatatattgttttTACTGTTCACTTGGaacttgttttattattggccaATGTCAACATCCAGCactatataatatgttttttgccATGTTACAATTTGTTCTAACGTATTTTCCATtcacagaaataatattttattgttattttgatgGAAAATTCTTGAAAGTATTGTagtaatttgtataaaattcgTTATGGTCAGAAGCACATTAGGTAccttattatattacatttaagTTGAAATAATAGTTGAAAAATACTCATTTGAGACTATAACTTACCATCTCTGATACAAATACACTAGGAAGACAAGATCGTCTCTGAAGCAAGCCACTCGATGAGCGATGGGCATCGTTATGATAAACGCGAAAACGTCATCTATGAAGGTATTAAACGCCTTGTACATGAACGCTCTCCAAGGCAGGGCTGCTACGGACCGTAGACGGTAGTTCACGAACAGTTGCGGTAACATGAATAGAAAACCGAATGCGTAGACGCCGTTCACGATGCTGTGTAGAGCCCAGGAGTACCAGCTGAAATAAAGTGCATAAGGTGGAAgacttaaaaaaacataatatttgtaaCCTATCAGAATTGAAGACGGAGAAAGAATCGAATTctgtaaaatgttatgtttgtGATTTCTGAGATTAGGACGATTCGCCGAGCGTAACTCTGCGAGGTTTTATATGATTTCAGATACTTAAAGAATTTAATACTAAAATTCGATTCTAGTTGTGTATTCACCGTTAGTAAGAACATGTTTTATTTCTCATTTTTCCTACCGTTTCATTCAAGCCTTGAGCAGAATTTCTTTAGCAAACAGATAAAGGTCATAAGACGTCTCTTGTAATAAATAAGCAAAGTTAACTATTATGGTATAATTATAGTTACTTATTTATGGCATAAGTGGTGATTTGATACAGACAGTTATCTCATGTTAAGTAGTTTTAAAATCTACTAACATAGTAATTAGGTAAACATTGTTACtaacaaaatgagtcatggtcacttgaataaatgaatttatttatatagttatttattcAGCTCTTACCTCTTGTGTGGCTCATAAACCAGCGAGTAGATAGCGCCGGCGACACACAGCGGGTACAACAACATGGAGAGATACTTCATGGCCTCAGCATCAGCTTTGGCCGTGCTCCGCTCGCCCGCGTCCGCGCTAGTATCCCGCCATACGCGGATCTTATAGCCCGAGAACGATATGCGAAGGTGCAGGACTTTTGTCACTTTCCATAACTGAAAGATGATAGATAATAAAAGCGCTTTAGATGCCTGAGTCAAATAAAAacaggtatagttatcggcacggatattgagctctcggcggaagagtggggatcgctttgcgcactgtacacataaggcaataaaccaataaatcgcttttgcgcaggtgaaggtcagggctcaatatccctgccgatgattatacaaaattgttttaataaattcatttttttacttGTTCGATTACatattcattttcatatttgaGATATGGATAGGTTCCTGTTAACCTTGCTTAAGTGAAGCGAATATTAAAATACCAACAGCAAAAAAAATTGCCCTTAACAATATATTCTGATTCGAAAACTATTCTGAGACATGTGTCTGAACTAGAAAGTGTAATGGACTGATGGCCTTAATGTTTCCAAATCTGCCATTAAGAATAgacaatataaaaaatcaccaaTAATAATTTCCTCACCTCAATAATAGCACTGATACCCGCCGGCACGAGCACCAGAAGCGAGGTATTCTCATCCAGCAGGTAGAAGAATATGACGAGCTGCGAGAACGCTCGCCAGAATACCGTGCGAGCTGACAGCCCCGCCAGGGACCGCTTGCGACGCCAGAACGACACGTCATTTTTAAACGCCAGGAAGTCAAATAACAACTGTAATGAAATATGTTACATTACCATTTAACAACTAgtttataatctatactaatattataaagaggaaaacattgtttgtttgtttggttgtatagataaactcaaaaactactggaccgattttaaatattctttcaccattagaaagctatattatctgcgagtaacataggctatattttatcccggtgcgggcagtagctcccacgggacgcttgtgaaaccgcgggaaaacggctagtatgttCAATATAgctttcaaatattaaaaatacatatacaatGATTAAGTTATAATGCCTGTTCATTTGTCAAGCTGTAAGCCCATattacacagaaaaaaaaaaactggtaactGGTGGCCGATTTACGCTTATCGGAATGGGTCCATTCTGATATCAGTTACATTTGCTTCAGCATGCCTGCTATATGTGACTGCTACCAGAGTACTACTGCagataagtaagtaagtaagtacagTCTAGTGAAGCTGAAAGGGATAACCACAATGCTTAACTTGAAGGCAATGTCTATTGTATGAAGACTGGAAACTTGTGAGAAAGGCTTTTGCCTTACAGAAGGAACAGAagcacataaataaaacaatacttacaTGACAACTTGCAATCAACACCGTAGCGGACAATAAATACAAATTGGTGTCCGCAAATATTCCCTTGACATCATCAACGTCTTTTTCACTGAAGCCTAACGTGAACAACTGTTCTAAAGCCAGTCGGACATGCAGGGCCAACCGTAAAGAACCATATGAAGTAGGTGATACGGTCACAGTTATGTTCACCTCGGTAGAACTCTTGTTCAGCAATTGGAAATGTGATAATCTGGACTTCAATACGTTGTGCTGCAGTATGGGCAAGAATTTACCACTTCTTACTCTGAAATTGGATAAGTTGAAATATCAATCTTTTCAGTTGTACATTggtgaataataaatattgtagaaGATAATGAAAGTGGTTATATCAGGAAAATGATAGGCATAATATTCCctttattaggtattttatactcataaatattttccttGTCGTCTAagatatagttatttttatctcaAGTACACAGACATAGGCAAAATTTACTATATTGAATGGTACAAATTAGAGTATATCTCTTTTAagacataaatattgtaatgtcTGAATAAAGgcatttactaatattatttttcatttatttattgttgaacatattaattacatttttaaatataaaaataaaaaacatttaaaaatataaaaaatatgttgccACCAATATCAGGCATAGGgtctattaattttgttattactgTGTGGTAGGTTTGACCTTCTCGACTTTATGTTGGTTTTAATATGTATTGTGTAAGACGCCCGCAGAAAAAAGATATCTACATCCCCTCTAGTCTTTTTATTTAGTTGATTTATTtagattatatattatttattatataatgtgtatgtattatgtagtttatgtattttttgcaCTGTTCTTAtccttcttcttcctcttctaggttgtgatgatgatgatgaatgttcAATGTGTGTTCTGTATTAGAATAAACTTTGTATATCATACAGAAATTAAACTATTACCTTATAAAAGGATACAGTTCACCGGGTATCTTATTACTAGGCAGTCTCAAGTCATCTGTGAGGATAGACAGTGGTGCTATTGTAGTTATATGAGAGTAGGGGCGAACCACCTTATCCTTCACAACGGCTTTCCCTTCAGcctgtaaaacaaaaataattctattatAAAAATTGCAGAGAAtactaaacataaattaatccTTCTACTATTAAAAGATTAAAGTTTTTTagtctttcatgcaaaaactactagattgagtttgatgaaactttgcagaaatatagcttatgtaccAGAATAACAAATAAGCTTCTTTTTATCCATTTGCAGGAAGTACTTCTCTCAGGACAGAGGTGAAACTGCAGAAGAGGAACCtagcaatattataaataaacccACCTTTTGCTGAAGAAGGTTAAATGTTTCTGCTTGAGGTTCAGTGTGTGTAATGAGAGGGAGAGTATGAATGGACTCTGTGCGAACAATCTCGTCATACTCCTTGTATAAGCGGCCATCATCCAACATAACTGCATGCATGAATAATGTACCGTTATTGCGAGTTTTACGCGGTACTTTCAATTTAATCTCACTAAAACAGaacatatatatttaattatttcaaaattatcacAACTTTTACTTGGAGTAGGAtcattttgtacttacattGTCGCCGGATTTCTATAATCAAACTTCATAGAAGTATGAACTTTAGACACACTTTCTTCTGTGGAACCATCAAGGTATGGATGTTCTTTAACAGAAGTGTAGAGAACTAAATGCTGCACGGGGTTTGAAGATAAATAAGATGAAAAACATCTCTCGCCACGACTACATTCTGGCGGTATAAATATTTCAGCCAATGTCCATATAGTATTGATAACATAAACACCAAAAATTAAAGACAATATTAAACTAACTGATATATATTTCATCGCGAAGATATATCGGCggcttgtaattaaataaaattatttatatttcgttGATAAAATGTCACGATTTTTGAGGTTCACGCTCAAGTCAAATTCGTTGTCAAACGAATGAACGGAAAAGAAAATGGAATGtgaaatctgtcaaaatcttgATATCGCTCGCTCTACATCTCTACATCTCTTTTTCTCTCCCGAGATTCAATGTTGTCATCTCAAGCAAATTGTGCCGTCCCCGCAGCAAAAATATACACGAGATGTGTTCTTTTCAATGTGCTAGTTGCTCACTAGCTCGGACTTCAATAACGATAATGTCCTGAAATCGAATACGTTATAATCGACTAATTGGTTTATTTCTctatcaatattttaaattgcaaGTTATATACCTACATCGATAACTTGTGAAatataactgaaataaaatttagcaacgattaaaatttaaattagaaataattaatttgtacaCAAATCCATGACGACAAAATTAAGCTCTgtgtttttctataattttttgaTTGGGCAACTTCATAATTTATGGGCGACTTCAAAACGTAATAAATCGGTGTTTCCTTGGAAATAATATTGATGTTTCGTAAAATTTGAAGAAATACTAAAGGTAAATGTGATATTTTATGTTGATACTCGAAGGGCTAAGCTATGCA
Above is a window of Helicoverpa zea isolate HzStark_Cry1AcR chromosome 1, ilHelZeax1.1, whole genome shotgun sequence DNA encoding:
- the LOC124633356 gene encoding cleft lip and palate transmembrane protein 1-like protein; the protein is MKYISVSLILSLIFGVYVINTIWTLAEIFIPPECSRGERCFSSYLSSNPVQHLVLYTSVKEHPYLDGSTEESVSKVHTSMKFDYRNPATIEIKLKVPRKTRNNGTLFMHAVMLDDGRLYKEYDEIVRTESIHTLPLITHTEPQAETFNLLQQKAEGKAVVKDKVVRPYSHITTIAPLSILTDDLRLPSNKIPGELYPFIRVRSGKFLPILQHNVLKSRLSHFQLLNKSSTEVNITVTVSPTSYGSLRLALHVRLALEQLFTLGFSEKDVDDVKGIFADTNLYLLSATVLIASCHLLFDFLAFKNDVSFWRRKRSLAGLSARTVFWRAFSQLVIFFYLLDENTSLLVLVPAGISAIIELWKVTKVLHLRISFSGYKIRVWRDTSADAGERSTAKADAEAMKYLSMLLYPLCVAGAIYSLVYEPHKSWYSWALHSIVNGVYAFGFLFMLPQLFVNYRLRSVAALPWRAFMYKAFNTFIDDVFAFIITMPIAHRVACFRDDLVFLVYLYQRWLYPVDKSRTDTASSMDENPEELEPIKQKEE